In the Paralichthys olivaceus isolate ysfri-2021 chromosome 17, ASM2471397v2, whole genome shotgun sequence genome, one interval contains:
- the pld1b gene encoding phospholipase D1 yields the protein MLQHSQPTSSTLQLVANDMTGIMDKLDSRELDLEDGEYDTTDTNVAAEHLPFKVIYHTVGFKESEAKVFLSSPITAKILEVERFTSAQDRFNITAQRSVNKSLPAVFKIELKHGEFTWLVKRKEKHFMDLHRELRTYKTFMRLPLPSRSHTIKRHPGERSEVRQMPNLPRGGRDELAREEQVSSRRRQLEDYLNKLLKMPMYRNYHATMEFIDVSQLSFIHDLGPKGLEGMVLKRSGGHRIPGLNCCGRSKMCYRWSKRWLVVKDSFLLYMKPDSGAISFVMLVDKEFCIKMDSKDTETTHGVRIDSLSRSLVLKCSSYRHARWWGQSIEGFVHKHGSAFLTDHRFGSFAREEENIPAKWYVNGKTYMEDVADALEEAKEEIFITDWWLSPEIFLKRPVVEGNRWRLDCVLKRKAQQGVKVFVMLYKEVELALGINSGYSKRTLRHLHPNIKVMRHPDHVSSAVYLWAHHEKIIIVDQSVAFVSGIDLAYGRWDDREHRLTDVGSVALSHLEQASSASSSNAAPPNGSGAVSQSNGNGIFTVADSVDQPKLKSQGRLKRTKFSIRRHLQKHGLAQAVDSDSDSDLETEERSGSVRTGVGELFGNTRFWHGKDYCNFVYKDWIQLEKPFDDFIDRHTTPRMPWHDIASVVHGKAARDVARHFIQRWNFTKLVKPKYRSLSFPYLLPKSHTTAGEQRYQVPNCIPTKVQILRSASDWSAGIKYHEESIHNAYIHAIQNSQHFIYIENQFFISCADNRHVFNKIGDTITERIIRAHREGKRYRVYVVTPLLPGFEGDINTGGGSALQAVMHFNYRTMNRGEHSIISQLRREMGDQWINYISIAGLRTHAELEGKLVTELIYVHSKMLIADDNTVIIGSANINDRSMLGKRDSEVAVIVEDFETVDAVMDGQPYQAGRFALQLRLECFRMILGAFTDASIDVSDPISDHFYKEVWMATSARNATIYQKVFRCLPSSDVRNILELDGYLAKAGLDKEDPARAREKLKKIRGFLVQFPLQFLCEQNLLPPIGSKEAMVPMEVWT from the exons ATGCTGCAGCATTCCCAACCAACGTCCAGCACCCTGCAGCTGGTGGCCAACGATATGACCGGCATCATGGACAAGCTCGACAGCCGCGAGCTGGACCTGGAGGACGGAGAGTACGACACGACGGACACCAACGTCGCAG CGGAGCATTTGCCTTTCAAGGTGATCTACCACACTGTGGGTTTCAAGGAGTCCGAGGCCAAAGTCTTCCTGTCCTCTCCCATCACGGCCAAGATCCTTGAGGTGGAGCGCTTCACGTCAGCTCAGGACCGCTTCAACATCACCGCGCAGAGGAGTGTCAACAAG TCCCTGCCAGCGGTGTTTAAGATCGAGCTGAAACACGGGGAGTTCACATGGctggtgaagaggaaggagaaacacTTCATGGATCTGCACCGAGAGCTCAGGACGTACAAAACCTTCATGAGGCTGCCGCTGCCGTCACGCAG CCACACAATAAAGCGGCACCCGGGGGAGAGGAGCGAGGTGAGGCAGATGCCGAACCTTCCCAGAGGAGGCCGAGACGAGCTGGCCAGAGAGGAGCAAGTGTCCAGTCGCAGG agacaATTGGAAGATTACTTGAACAAGCTGCTCAAGATGCCGATGTACAGGAACTACCACGCCACG ATGGAGTTCATTGATGTGAGTCAGCTGTCCTTCATCCATGACCTGGGACCAAAAGGCCT AGAAGGAATGGTGCTGAAGCGATCCGGCGGCCATCGAATCCCCGGGTTGAACTGCTGCGGTCGCAGCAAAATGTGCTACCGCTGGTCCAAACG CTGGCTGGTGGTGAAGGACTCCTTCCTGCTGTACATGAAGCCGGATTCAGGTGCCATCTCCTTTGTGATGCTGGTCGACAAAGAGTTCTGCATTAAGATGGACTCCAAAGACACGGAGACCACGCACGGTGTCCGCATCGACAGCCTGTCCAG GTCTCTGGTGCTGAAGTGCAGCAGCTACCGACACGCCCGCTGGTGGGGTCAGTCCATCGAAGGCTTCGTCCACAAGCACGGCTCGGCCTTCCTCACCGACCACCGCTTCGGATCCTTcgccagagaggaagagaacatCCCTGCCAAATG gTACGTGAACGGGAAAACATACATGGAGGACGTTGCAGATGCTCTCGAAGAAGCCAAAGAGGAAATATTCATCACAGATtggtg GTTGAGTCCAGAGATCTTCCTGAAGAGACCCGTCGTTGAGGGCAACCGCTGGCGTCTGGATTGCGTCCTGAAACGCAAAGCG CAACAAGGAGTTAAAGTCTTTGTGATGCTGTACAAGGAGGTGGAGCTTGCTCTGGGCATCAACTCGGGCTACAGCAAGAGAACGCTGCGGCACCTTCACCCCAACATCAAG GTGATGCGTCACCCAGACCACGTGTCCTCCGCCGTCTACCTGTGGGCGCATCACGAGAAGATCATCATCGTCGACCAATCTGTGGCCTTCGTGAGCGGGATCGACCTGGCGTACGGACGCTGGGACGACAGGGAGCACCGGCTGACGGACGTCGGGAGTGTGGCGCTTTCTCACCTGgagcag GCgagctctgcctcctccagtAACGCTGCCCCGCCCAACGGCAGCGGCGCCGTTTCCCAGAGCAACGGGAACGGCATCTTCACCGTGGCGGACTCGGTGGACCAGCCCAAGCTGAAGAGTCAGGGGAGGCTGAAGAGGACCAAGTTCAGCATCAGGAGACACCTGCAGAAACACGGCCTGGCTCAGGCTGTCGACAGCGACAGTGACAGCGACCTGGAGACTGAAGAGA gaagCGGCTCGGTGCGGACGGGGGTGGGAGAGTTGTTTGGAAACACGCGGTTCTGGCACGGAAAGGATTACTGCAACTTTGTGTACAAGGACTGGATTCAGCTGGAAAAACCCTTCGACG ATTTCAtcgacagacacacaactcccAGAATGCCCTGGCATGACATCGCGTCGGTGGTTCACGGCAAAGCAGCTCGGGACGTGGCCAGACACTTCATCCAGAGGTGGAACTTCACCAAG CTCGTGAAGCCAAAGTACCGCTCGCTGTCGTTCCCCTATCTGCTGCCCAAGTCTCACACCACAGCAGGAGAGCAGCGCTACCAAGTCCCCAACTGCATCCCCACCAAAGTACAG ATCCTTCGCTCGGCCTCCGACTGGTCCGCCGGCATCAAGTACCACGAGGAGTCCATCCACAACGCCTACATCCACGCCATCCAGAACAGCCAGCACTTCATCTACATCGAG aaTCAGTTCTTCATCAGCTGCGCAGATAACCGGCACGTTTTCAACAAGATAGGCGACACTATTACCGAGCGAATCATCAGAGcgcacag GGAGGGTAAAAGATACCGAGTGTACGTGGTGACGCCTCTGCTGCCGGGCTTTGAAGGAGACATCAACACAGGAGGAGGCAGCGCCCTCCAGGCTGTCATGCACTTCAactacag GACCATGAACCGAGGAGAACACTCCATCATCTCCCAGCTCcggagagaga TGGGAGACCAGTGGATTAACTACATCTCCATCGCCGGTCTGCGGACTCACGCCGAGCTGGAGGGGAAACTCGTCACCGAGCTCATCTACGTGCACAGCAAGATGCTCATCGCCGACGACAACACCGTCATCATCG gctCGGCCAACATCAACGACCGGAGCATGCTGGGGAAGAGGGACAGCGAGGTTGCGGTGATCGTGGAGGACTTTGAGACGGTGGATGCGGTGATGGACGGGCAGCCGTACCAAGCTGGGAGATTCGCTCTGCAGCTGCGTCTCGAGTGCTTCAG GATGATCCTCGGCGCCTTCACAGACGCCTCCATCGACGTCTCAGATCCCATCAGCGACCACTTCTACAAGGAGGTCTGGATGGCCACCTCCGCTCGCAACGCCACCATCTACCAGAAG GTTTTCCGCTGTCTGCCATCCAGCGACGTGCGTAACATCCTGGAGCTGGACGGCTACCTGGCGAAGGCAGGCCTGGATAAGGAGGACCCGGCCCGAGCCCGCGAGAAGCTGAAGAAGATTCGCGGCTTCCTGGTCCAGTTTCCTCTTCAGTTCCTGTGTGAGCAAAACCTGCTTCCTCCCATCGGCTCCAAGGAGGCCATGGTGCCCATGGAGGTCTGGACCTGA